One genomic segment of Paraburkholderia aromaticivorans includes these proteins:
- a CDS encoding efflux transporter outer membrane subunit: protein MFSSSHSRPPPATRRSPRSGTGFALAVVLAAALGVGGCISLAPSYVRPALPVPDTWSADSSAAATSSSDGPSTTVQPDWRSYFPDAQLQALIEQALSANRDLRIAVRRVEQARATYGIRRADTLPTIAAAGAYVHLHAPGVLLPGGSLDADAYQVGLTESNWELDFWGRVRNLKDAALEEYLASDAARRAATLSVIANVADNYLLLRELDERIAVARETIASRSESLRIFRRRFEVGAISKLDLRQSEILLQQAQALVAQLEQSRATQAHALAVLVGAPAQLQSAPLADASVYPDLQAGLPSSLLERRPDIVAAEHRLRAANANIGAARAAFFPRVTLTGAVGSTSTDLHSLFASGSGAWIFTPNISLPIFDAGRNRSNLELARAREGEAVAQYEKTIQEAFRDVADALSAREWLAAQVQAETDTLAAQSERARLARLRYDNGATPFLEVLDAQRDLLNARQQLIQTRRALLSSRVALYAALGGGVQDEQPAATPSAADITHQQGPLP, encoded by the coding sequence ATGTTCTCATCGTCGCACTCACGACCGCCGCCAGCAACACGCCGCTCGCCACGCAGCGGCACGGGGTTCGCCTTGGCGGTCGTACTGGCCGCGGCGCTCGGCGTGGGCGGATGCATCTCGCTCGCGCCGTCGTATGTGCGCCCCGCGCTGCCGGTTCCCGATACGTGGAGCGCCGATTCCTCCGCCGCTGCGACATCGTCCTCCGACGGCCCATCGACCACGGTCCAACCCGACTGGCGCAGCTACTTTCCCGACGCCCAATTGCAGGCCTTGATCGAACAGGCGCTGAGCGCAAACCGTGATCTGCGCATTGCCGTGCGGCGCGTGGAGCAAGCGCGCGCCACGTATGGCATCCGGCGCGCCGACACGTTGCCGACGATCGCCGCCGCCGGCGCCTACGTCCATTTGCATGCGCCGGGCGTGCTGCTGCCAGGCGGAAGTCTCGACGCCGACGCGTATCAGGTCGGGTTGACCGAAAGCAATTGGGAACTCGACTTCTGGGGCCGCGTGCGCAACCTCAAGGACGCAGCCCTCGAAGAATATCTGGCGAGCGACGCCGCGCGCCGCGCGGCGACCCTCAGCGTGATCGCAAACGTAGCGGACAATTATCTGCTGCTGCGCGAACTCGATGAACGCATCGCCGTTGCCCGCGAAACGATCGCCAGCCGCTCGGAATCGCTGCGCATCTTCCGCCGCCGCTTCGAGGTCGGGGCGATCTCGAAGCTGGACCTCCGGCAGTCGGAAATTCTGCTGCAGCAGGCGCAAGCGTTGGTGGCGCAGCTCGAACAGTCGCGCGCCACTCAGGCCCACGCGCTCGCCGTACTGGTCGGCGCGCCCGCGCAACTGCAATCGGCGCCGCTCGCCGACGCGAGCGTGTACCCGGATCTGCAGGCCGGGCTGCCTTCGTCGCTGCTGGAAAGGCGTCCGGACATCGTCGCGGCGGAACACCGGCTACGGGCCGCCAACGCAAACATCGGCGCGGCGCGCGCGGCGTTCTTTCCTCGCGTCACGCTCACCGGCGCCGTCGGATCGACGAGCACCGATCTGCACAGCCTGTTCGCGTCGGGTAGCGGCGCATGGATTTTCACGCCCAACATCTCGCTACCCATCTTCGATGCCGGGCGCAATCGCAGCAATCTCGAACTCGCCAGGGCGCGCGAAGGCGAAGCGGTGGCGCAATACGAAAAAACCATTCAGGAGGCCTTTCGCGACGTGGCCGACGCGCTCTCGGCGAGAGAGTGGCTCGCCGCGCAGGTTCAAGCGGAAACCGACACGCTGGCGGCGCAGTCCGAGCGGGCGCGCCTCGCCAGGCTCAGATACGACAATGGCGCGACGCCCTTTCTGGAAGTGCTCGACGCGCAGCGCGACCTGCTTAATGCGCGGCAGCAGCTGATACAGACCCGCCGCGCCCTGCTTTCGAGCCGCGTCGCGCTCTATGCCGCGCTCGGCGGCGGCGTGCAGGATGAGCAACCGGCCGCCACGCCCTCGGCCGCCGACATCACACACCAACAAGGCCCATTGCCATGA
- the hmpA gene encoding NO-inducible flavohemoprotein, protein MLSAEHRAIVKATVPLLESGGEALTTHFYKILISEHPEVRPMFNLANQASGAQPRALANGVLMYARHIDQLEQLGGLVSQIINKHVALNILPEHYPIVGQCLLRAIREVLGTEIATDAVIEAWAAAYQQLADLLIGLEEKIYSEREAAPGGWRGTRLFRVARKVRESDEITSFYLRPDDNGELLAFHPGQYIGVRFHIDGEEVRRNYSLSAMSNGREYRISVKREPNGKVSNHLHTRVNENDTLELYAPAGDFKLEHNDKPLVLISGGVGITPTLAMLQAALSTDRTVHFIHSARHGGVHAFRDTIEQLAARHPKLKRFYCYEQRRADDADAHGIGYLDETRLDAWLPETRDVDVYFLGPIAFMKAIKKHLKAIGVPESQSRYEFFGPAAALE, encoded by the coding sequence ATGCTTTCCGCCGAACATCGCGCTATCGTCAAAGCCACCGTTCCCCTTCTCGAAAGCGGCGGCGAAGCGTTGACCACGCACTTCTACAAGATTCTCATTAGCGAGCATCCCGAGGTGCGGCCCATGTTCAACCTCGCGAATCAGGCAAGCGGTGCACAGCCACGCGCGCTCGCCAACGGCGTGCTGATGTACGCACGCCACATCGATCAACTGGAACAACTCGGCGGGCTGGTCTCGCAGATCATCAACAAGCACGTCGCGCTGAATATCCTGCCGGAGCACTACCCGATTGTCGGCCAGTGCCTGCTCAGAGCCATCCGCGAAGTGCTCGGCACCGAAATCGCAACCGATGCGGTCATCGAAGCGTGGGCCGCCGCCTATCAGCAACTCGCCGATCTTCTGATCGGGCTCGAAGAGAAAATCTACTCCGAGCGGGAAGCTGCGCCGGGCGGCTGGCGCGGCACGCGGCTCTTTCGCGTCGCCCGTAAAGTGCGGGAGAGCGACGAGATCACGTCGTTCTATCTGCGCCCCGACGACAACGGCGAGTTGCTCGCATTTCATCCGGGACAATATATCGGCGTGCGGTTCCATATCGACGGCGAAGAAGTGCGGCGTAACTACTCTCTCTCGGCCATGTCGAATGGCCGCGAATACCGTATCAGCGTGAAGCGCGAACCGAATGGAAAGGTGTCGAACCATCTGCACACGCGCGTCAACGAAAACGACACCCTGGAACTGTATGCGCCGGCCGGCGACTTCAAGCTCGAGCACAACGACAAGCCGCTGGTCCTGATCAGCGGCGGCGTGGGCATCACCCCTACATTGGCGATGCTGCAAGCCGCGCTGAGTACAGATCGCACCGTGCACTTCATTCATTCGGCGCGTCATGGCGGCGTTCATGCGTTCCGCGACACGATCGAGCAACTGGCCGCCCGTCACCCGAAGCTGAAGCGCTTCTATTGCTACGAACAGCGCCGCGCGGACGATGCCGACGCGCACGGCATCGGCTATCTCGACGAAACGCGTCTCGATGCGTGGTTGCCGGAAACGCGCGACGTCGACGTCTATTTTCTCGGACCGATCGCGTTCATGAAAGCCATCAAGAAGCACCTGAAGGCGATCGGCGTGCCGGAATCGCAAAGCCGTTATGAATTCTTCGGCCCGGCTGCGGCGCTGGAATAA
- the norR gene encoding nitric oxide reductase transcriptional regulator NorR, which yields MVTSTLVGKTPDGVNLTARALLDVLTPLILDLSRDLSDRERYRRLLSSLRALFPGDAAALLRLEGDTLVPLAIDGLSSDTLGRRFRVSDHPRFEQLLSRPEPTRFAADSDLPDPYDGLVQGTAGHLEVHDCLGCPLFVRGRPWGLLTLDALDPARFDSIDMASLQAFLGLAAATVSVVERIDTLARSSEEERRRAEAYRQASSQSRREMVGSSEAHTQLVQEIEVVAGSDLTVLITGETGVGKELVANAIHALSSRANKPLVSLNCAALPDTLVESELFGHVRGAFSGASSDRRGKFELADGGTIFLDEVGELPLQVQAKLLRVLQNGQLQRIGSDHEHKVDVRLIAATNRDLAEEVRAGRFRADLYHRLSVYPLRVPPLRERGRDVLLLAGFFLEENRSRLGLLSLRLAADAQAMLLRYPWPGNVRELEHLIGRSALKALAANRERRRILTLSAADLALSSTPDETSNQTPVQTTGAGTKDFRSAVTEFERATVLDALARHHQNWAAVARELALDRANLNRLAKRLGLK from the coding sequence ATGGTCACTTCGACCTTGGTCGGAAAGACTCCAGACGGAGTCAATCTGACTGCGCGGGCATTGCTCGACGTCCTGACGCCCCTGATCCTCGATCTCTCGCGTGACCTGTCCGACCGCGAGCGTTACCGGCGCCTGCTCAGCAGTTTGCGGGCGCTGTTTCCGGGCGATGCGGCCGCTTTGCTGCGGCTGGAAGGCGACACGCTGGTGCCGCTCGCGATCGACGGGTTAAGCAGCGACACGCTTGGACGGCGTTTCCGTGTCAGCGACCACCCGCGCTTCGAGCAACTGCTGTCGCGGCCGGAGCCGACGCGTTTCGCCGCCGACTCCGACCTGCCGGATCCCTACGACGGCCTCGTGCAAGGCACGGCCGGGCACCTCGAAGTTCACGACTGCCTGGGCTGTCCGCTGTTCGTTCGCGGCCGTCCATGGGGTCTGCTCACGCTCGACGCGCTGGATCCGGCGCGCTTCGACAGCATCGACATGGCCTCGCTGCAGGCGTTTCTGGGTCTCGCCGCTGCCACCGTGAGCGTCGTCGAGCGAATCGATACGCTGGCGCGCAGCAGCGAGGAAGAGCGGCGCCGCGCGGAAGCTTACCGGCAGGCGAGCAGCCAGAGCCGGCGCGAGATGGTTGGCAGCAGCGAGGCTCACACGCAACTGGTTCAGGAAATCGAGGTCGTGGCCGGCAGTGACCTGACCGTGCTGATCACCGGCGAGACCGGCGTCGGCAAGGAACTCGTGGCCAACGCGATTCATGCGCTCTCGTCGCGGGCCAACAAGCCGCTCGTCAGTCTGAACTGCGCCGCGCTGCCCGACACGCTCGTCGAGAGCGAGCTGTTCGGGCATGTGCGCGGCGCGTTCTCCGGCGCGTCGTCGGACCGGCGCGGCAAATTCGAGCTGGCGGACGGCGGAACGATCTTTCTCGACGAGGTGGGAGAATTGCCCCTTCAGGTGCAGGCGAAGCTGTTGCGGGTGCTGCAGAACGGGCAGTTGCAGCGAATCGGCTCGGACCATGAGCACAAGGTCGACGTGCGGCTGATCGCGGCAACCAATCGCGATCTCGCCGAAGAGGTGCGCGCGGGACGGTTCCGCGCCGACCTCTATCATCGTTTGAGCGTCTATCCGCTACGCGTGCCGCCGCTGCGCGAACGCGGCCGCGATGTGCTGCTGCTCGCAGGGTTTTTCCTCGAGGAGAATCGTTCCCGGCTCGGCCTGCTGAGCCTGCGTCTTGCGGCGGATGCGCAAGCCATGCTGCTGCGCTACCCGTGGCCGGGCAACGTGCGTGAACTCGAGCACCTGATCGGGCGCAGCGCGCTCAAGGCGCTGGCCGCGAATCGCGAGCGCCGCCGGATCCTGACGCTGAGCGCCGCCGACCTGGCGTTGTCGTCCACACCGGACGAGACGAGCAACCAGACGCCCGTGCAGACAACCGGTGCCGGAACGAAGGACTTCCGCAGCGCGGTAACCGAGTTCGAGCGGGCCACCGTGCTCGACGCTCTCGCGCGCCATCACCAGAATTGGGCGGCTGTCGCGCGTGAGCTCGCCCTCGATCGGGCGAATCTGAACCGGCTGGCCAAACGGCTTGGCCTCAAATGA
- a CDS encoding alpha/beta fold hydrolase, whose amino-acid sequence MSDQINDRRRRLLGTAVAGISLMELGLSGLARAQSSGTKPGSRVVAFDQLKQIDAGTLSVGYAEAGPSNGPVVILLHGWPYDIYSFVEVAPLLAAAGYRVIVPYLRGYGSTRFLSADTPRNGQQSVVAVDIIALMDALKIDKAIFGGFDWGARTVNIIAALWPERCKAMVSVSGYLIGSQEANRTPLPPKAELAWWYQFYFATERGYAGYDANRHDFNKLIWHTASPKWDFDDATFERSAQSFNNPDHVAVVIHNYRWRLGLVKGEPRYDELEKRLAQAPVITVPTITMEGDANGAPHPEPAAYAKKFTGKYAHRNIGGGIGHNLPQEAPKAFADAIIDVARF is encoded by the coding sequence ATGTCGGACCAGATTAATGATCGGCGTCGCCGTTTGCTCGGCACGGCGGTTGCGGGCATCAGCCTGATGGAACTCGGACTGAGCGGACTCGCCCGGGCGCAGTCGAGCGGCACGAAGCCGGGATCGCGGGTCGTTGCCTTCGATCAGCTGAAGCAGATCGACGCCGGGACGCTCAGCGTGGGCTATGCGGAGGCGGGTCCGAGCAATGGTCCGGTGGTGATCCTGCTGCACGGCTGGCCTTACGACATCTACAGCTTCGTCGAAGTCGCGCCGTTGCTCGCCGCCGCCGGCTACCGGGTGATCGTGCCGTACCTGCGCGGCTACGGCTCGACGCGCTTCCTGTCGGCGGACACGCCCCGCAACGGGCAGCAGTCGGTCGTTGCGGTGGACATCATCGCGTTGATGGATGCGCTGAAGATCGACAAGGCGATTTTCGGCGGCTTCGACTGGGGTGCGCGCACGGTAAACATCATTGCGGCGCTGTGGCCCGAGCGGTGCAAGGCGATGGTGTCGGTGAGCGGTTATCTGATCGGCAGTCAGGAAGCCAACCGGACGCCGTTGCCGCCAAAAGCGGAACTGGCCTGGTGGTATCAGTTCTATTTCGCCACGGAGCGTGGCTATGCGGGCTACGATGCGAACCGCCACGACTTCAACAAGCTGATCTGGCACACGGCATCGCCGAAATGGGATTTCGACGATGCAACGTTCGAACGCTCGGCGCAGTCGTTCAATAACCCGGATCACGTTGCGGTGGTGATCCACAACTATCGCTGGCGTCTGGGCCTCGTCAAGGGCGAGCCGCGGTACGACGAGCTGGAGAAGCGCCTCGCACAGGCGCCGGTCATTACCGTGCCGACCATCACGATGGAGGGCGACGCGAACGGCGCGCCGCATCCCGAACCGGCTGCGTATGCGAAGAAGTTCACCGGCAAGTATGCGCATCGGAACATTGGCGGCGGCATCGGGCACAACTTGCCGCAGGAGGCGCCGAAGGCGTTCGCCGATGCGATCATCGACGTCGCCAGGTTCTGA
- a CDS encoding phasin family protein, giving the protein MVFTTPDQFIAMQSANVAVAFSLAQQTFHCFEALTRLNLQAAKVTLAESEQAWQQAISGKTPVELFVQQAGNARPVAEKMLSYNSHVLDIAKNAQAEFMKVFEDRCAQSNARMQTVVDDLARHAPAGSEVAVTVFKSAVSSAGAAYDAMRKATAQAIAMAQAGQSAIPVPTRAK; this is encoded by the coding sequence GTGGTTTTTACGACGCCGGATCAATTTATCGCCATGCAAAGTGCCAATGTTGCGGTCGCGTTTTCGTTGGCACAGCAAACATTCCACTGTTTTGAAGCACTGACGAGGCTTAACCTGCAAGCCGCCAAGGTCACGCTCGCTGAAAGTGAACAGGCCTGGCAACAGGCAATCTCGGGCAAGACCCCTGTCGAATTGTTCGTTCAGCAAGCCGGCAATGCGCGCCCGGTGGCGGAGAAAATGCTGTCGTATAACAGTCATGTACTGGATATTGCGAAAAACGCGCAAGCCGAGTTTATGAAGGTTTTCGAAGATCGCTGCGCACAGTCCAATGCAAGGATGCAGACGGTGGTGGACGACCTTGCGCGTCATGCTCCGGCAGGTTCCGAGGTCGCGGTCACGGTGTTCAAGTCGGCGGTTTCCAGTGCTGGCGCGGCCTACGACGCCATGCGCAAGGCCACCGCGCAAGCCATTGCCATGGCGCAGGCAGGTCAATCGGCAATCCCTGTGCCGACGCGGGCCAAATAA